One window of the Chitinophaga niabensis genome contains the following:
- a CDS encoding 4-hydroxyproline epimerase, whose translation MKPARKKTFFCIDAHTCGNPVRVVAGGGPTLTGNNMSEKRQHFLEEFDWIRKGLMFEPRGHDMMSGSILYAPHDPQNDVAVLFIETSGCLPMCGHGTIGTITIAIEEGLLLPKTHGTVRMEAPAGLVNISYTTIGNKVKTVKLTNVPSFLEATELTVDCPELGELVFDVSYGGNFYAIVDVQKNFAGLEHYSADKLIAWAREIRKRINDKYTFVHPDDPTINGCSHVLWTGAVLDPASTARNAVFYGDKAIDRSPCGTGTSARMAQWYAKGKLKKGDEFIHESIIGSRFTGRIEEETSVAGKAAIRPSIEGWARVYGYNTISIDPDDDPYAYGFQVL comes from the coding sequence ATGAAGCCTGCGCGTAAAAAGACTTTTTTCTGTATTGATGCTCATACCTGTGGTAACCCGGTCCGCGTAGTGGCAGGAGGAGGGCCCACCCTCACTGGTAATAACATGAGCGAAAAGCGTCAGCACTTCCTGGAAGAATTCGACTGGATCCGAAAAGGACTGATGTTTGAACCCCGCGGCCATGACATGATGAGCGGCAGTATCCTGTATGCTCCCCATGATCCGCAGAACGATGTAGCCGTGTTGTTCATTGAAACCAGCGGCTGTTTGCCCATGTGCGGGCATGGTACTATCGGTACCATCACCATCGCTATCGAAGAGGGATTACTGTTACCTAAAACACATGGCACCGTTCGCATGGAAGCCCCGGCAGGACTGGTGAACATTTCTTATACCACCATCGGCAATAAAGTGAAAACAGTGAAGCTCACCAATGTGCCTTCTTTCCTGGAAGCCACAGAACTCACCGTAGATTGCCCGGAGTTGGGAGAGTTGGTGTTTGATGTTTCCTATGGCGGTAATTTCTACGCCATTGTGGATGTACAAAAGAACTTTGCAGGGCTGGAACATTACAGTGCGGATAAGCTGATTGCATGGGCCAGGGAGATCCGTAAAAGGATCAATGATAAATATACTTTCGTTCATCCTGATGATCCAACGATCAATGGCTGCTCGCATGTGTTATGGACGGGTGCTGTACTGGACCCCGCATCCACTGCCCGTAATGCCGTGTTCTACGGAGATAAGGCCATAGACCGTTCTCCCTGTGGTACCGGAACTTCTGCCCGCATGGCACAGTGGTATGCAAAAGGGAAACTGAAGAAAGGAGATGAATTCATTCATGAAAGTATTATCGGTTCCCGCTTCACCGGCCGCATTGAAGAAGAAACATCTGTAGCCGGGAAAGCCGCTATCAGGCCAAGTATTGAAGGATGGGCCAGGGTCTATGGATACAATACCATTAGTATTGATCCGGATGATGATCCTTATGCATATGGTTTCCAGGTTTTGTAA
- a CDS encoding aldehyde dehydrogenase (NADP(+)) — protein MSEIKEIMQQAKAAFEVYSKTTPVQRAQFLEKIAEQIEAKREQLTAKAHEETHLPLPRLNNEITRTTGQLKMFAAYITEGSWVAAAIDNQPSKPDTRKMLIPVGPVVVFGASNFPFAFSTAGGDTASALASGSTVVVKGHSAHAGTSLLVYNAIQEAIRLSGMPEHTLQHVLGPGNTTGKELVMHPNTTGVGFTGSFNGGTALMRYAAEREKPIPVFAEMSSINPVVLLPDTLTQNGAALAKKLAGSVTLGMGQFCTNPGLLLGIKSPALKAFLSQLGEEVSQVTPMPMLHEGIHTNYQQGLTEMLPYVVYKGDGEPATAIATVKASEFLAVPHLREEVFGPFSLLVECADKAELIKVLQSISGQLTATIMGTDKDLAEHRDIISLQTSLAGRVIINEVPTGVEVNSSMVHGGPFPATSDARFTSVGTSAIQRWVRPVCFQGFPDALLPEELQNANPRGIWRTVNNEWKNV, from the coding sequence ATGAGTGAGATAAAAGAGATCATGCAGCAGGCGAAAGCTGCATTTGAGGTGTATAGTAAAACAACGCCTGTACAACGTGCGCAGTTCCTGGAGAAGATCGCGGAGCAGATAGAAGCCAAACGGGAACAACTTACAGCAAAGGCACATGAAGAAACGCATCTGCCTTTACCCAGGCTCAATAATGAGATCACGCGTACGACAGGTCAGTTGAAAATGTTTGCTGCCTATATCACAGAAGGCAGCTGGGTAGCCGCGGCTATTGATAACCAGCCATCCAAACCGGATACCCGAAAGATGCTGATCCCTGTTGGTCCTGTGGTAGTGTTCGGTGCCAGTAATTTTCCTTTTGCTTTTTCAACAGCGGGAGGGGATACGGCGAGCGCATTGGCTTCCGGCTCCACGGTTGTGGTAAAAGGGCACTCTGCACATGCCGGTACCTCTTTACTGGTATACAATGCCATTCAGGAAGCGATCCGTTTGTCCGGTATGCCGGAACATACTTTGCAACATGTGCTGGGCCCGGGTAATACAACCGGTAAAGAACTGGTGATGCATCCCAATACAACAGGTGTTGGTTTCACCGGCTCTTTCAACGGAGGCACTGCTTTAATGCGATATGCTGCAGAAAGAGAAAAGCCGATTCCCGTGTTTGCGGAGATGAGCAGTATCAATCCTGTGGTATTATTGCCGGATACCTTAACGCAAAATGGAGCAGCACTGGCTAAAAAACTGGCAGGTTCTGTTACCCTGGGAATGGGGCAGTTCTGTACCAACCCGGGTTTATTGCTGGGTATCAAAAGTCCTGCGCTGAAAGCGTTCCTGTCTCAGTTAGGAGAAGAAGTAAGCCAGGTAACACCAATGCCTATGCTGCATGAAGGAATTCATACGAATTATCAGCAGGGACTAACGGAGATGTTGCCATACGTTGTCTATAAAGGAGATGGAGAGCCGGCAACTGCCATTGCCACGGTCAAAGCTTCTGAGTTTTTAGCTGTTCCGCATCTCCGGGAAGAGGTTTTTGGACCATTCTCTTTATTAGTGGAATGTGCGGATAAAGCAGAGTTGATCAAAGTGCTGCAAAGCATTTCAGGGCAACTGACAGCTACCATCATGGGTACAGATAAAGACCTTGCCGAACACCGGGATATTATTTCCCTGCAAACTTCCCTGGCCGGAAGGGTGATCATCAATGAAGTGCCAACCGGTGTGGAAGTAAATAGCAGCATGGTGCATGGCGGACCTTTCCCGGCTACCTCCGATGCCCGTTTCACTTCTGTAGGTACCTCTGCCATCCAGCGATGGGTGCGGCCTGTTTGCTTCCAGGGTTTCCCGGATGCCCTGCTGCCGGAGGAATTGCAGAATGCCAACCCCCGCGGGATCTGGCGTACGGTGAACAATGAGTGGAAGAATGTATAA
- a CDS encoding dihydrodipicolinate synthase family protein translates to MAITWKGVFPALTTKFTAADELDLTLFSRNLDAQLEAGVEGIILGGSLGEASVITTEEKATLVKHAVKQIAGRVPVVINIAEGATREALRQAALAEEWGASGLMLLPPMRYKSDARETVEYFRTIARSTSLPIMLYNNPVDYKTEITLDMFEELSAEKNIEAVKESTRDVTNVIRMQNRFGDRFKILCGVDTLTLEELVTGADGLVAGLVCAFPVETVNLYKLIKAGKIQEALPLYRWFMPLLELDIHPKLVQYIKLAETRAGIGSEYVRAPRLALIGEERERILKVIDHAIATRP, encoded by the coding sequence ATGGCAATTACATGGAAGGGAGTATTTCCCGCACTCACTACTAAGTTCACAGCAGCGGATGAACTGGATCTTACATTATTCAGCAGGAACCTTGATGCGCAGCTGGAAGCTGGTGTGGAGGGAATTATCCTTGGAGGCTCATTAGGAGAGGCCAGCGTGATCACTACGGAAGAGAAGGCCACATTGGTAAAACATGCGGTTAAACAGATCGCCGGCAGGGTACCTGTGGTGATCAATATTGCAGAAGGTGCTACCCGTGAAGCCCTCCGGCAGGCAGCCCTGGCAGAAGAATGGGGTGCTTCCGGCCTGATGCTGTTACCTCCGATGCGTTATAAGTCTGATGCACGCGAAACAGTGGAATATTTCCGTACGATTGCCCGCTCCACCAGTTTACCTATTATGTTATACAATAACCCGGTGGATTATAAAACGGAGATCACGCTGGATATGTTTGAAGAACTGTCTGCCGAAAAGAACATTGAAGCCGTGAAAGAATCCACACGTGATGTGACGAATGTGATCCGCATGCAAAACCGGTTTGGAGACCGTTTTAAGATCCTTTGCGGCGTAGATACCTTAACGCTGGAAGAATTGGTAACAGGGGCAGACGGGCTCGTTGCTGGGCTTGTATGTGCTTTTCCTGTTGAAACCGTTAACTTATATAAACTGATCAAAGCCGGAAAGATCCAGGAGGCGCTGCCATTGTACAGGTGGTTCATGCCTTTGCTGGAACTGGATATTCATCCCAAACTGGTACAATACATCAAGCTGGCGGAAACACGTGCAGGTATAGGCAGCGAGTATGTAAGAGCACCCCGCCTTGCACTGATAGGAGAAGAAAGGGAACGTATCCTGAAAGTAATTGATCATGCCATTGCAACAAGACCATGA
- a CDS encoding AraC family transcriptional regulator: MKVLQFTIPVSHDKNIIVQKEQLPFFYPHLHRHDEIQLTWVLKGTGTLIAENSMQTFRANEIFWIAGNQPHVFKSDASEDTVESLTLFFNPNGKLATVFELTELKKISTFIHKYPNGFKVPEEYVAELSEMMLRLDQTQGAKQFMQFILLLSFLQPLQDLIPLVSGSRLSSVNDQEGIRIGAIYDYIMKHYDTDIMLEDIAKHANMTPQAFCRYFKKHTRLTFITFLNEVRIHEACKKLSGGINDNISTIAYQSGFNSIATFNRVFKTITGRAPREYIRELEK; encoded by the coding sequence ATGAAAGTATTGCAGTTTACAATACCTGTGTCCCACGATAAGAACATTATCGTACAAAAAGAGCAATTGCCTTTCTTCTATCCTCACCTGCACCGGCACGATGAAATTCAACTCACCTGGGTGCTGAAAGGAACAGGTACGCTTATCGCTGAAAACAGCATGCAAACCTTCAGGGCCAACGAAATATTCTGGATTGCCGGTAATCAGCCGCATGTATTTAAAAGCGATGCCAGTGAAGATACTGTTGAATCCTTAACACTCTTCTTCAACCCAAATGGCAAGCTGGCTACCGTATTTGAATTAACGGAATTAAAGAAGATCAGCACTTTCATTCATAAATACCCGAACGGCTTCAAAGTACCGGAAGAATATGTTGCAGAGTTATCAGAAATGATGTTACGTTTAGACCAGACGCAGGGCGCAAAGCAATTCATGCAGTTCATCCTCCTGCTGAGTTTCCTGCAACCGCTGCAGGACCTGATACCATTGGTTTCCGGCTCCCGCCTTTCCAGTGTGAACGACCAGGAGGGCATCCGCATCGGCGCCATTTATGATTATATCATGAAACATTACGATACGGATATTATGCTGGAGGATATTGCCAAACATGCGAACATGACGCCACAGGCATTCTGCCGCTATTTCAAAAAACATACGCGGCTTACCTTCATCACCTTCCTCAATGAAGTGAGGATCCACGAAGCCTGCAAGAAACTATCCGGCGGTATCAATGATAATATATCTACGATTGCTTATCAGAGCGGGTTTAACAGTATCGCTACATTCAACAGGGTATTCAAAACCATTACCGGCAGAGCGCCAAGGGAGTATATCAGGGAGTTGGAGAAATAA